Within the Deinococcus psychrotolerans genome, the region CAGCAAAGGTGGGGTAGAGGCGCAACTCGACACCGGGTAAGGGGAGAGCCAGATCAGCGGTCATGCCGATCATCATGCCACTGGCTCAATCACACGGCTCTAGCAGAGACGGAATGCAAGCCGCCTACCATGTCCGCTTGCCAGGCGCTCAGACCGCTTTCCTCTCGCGTAGTCAGCTCAGTTTCTCTTCAACCGTCTGCCGTAAAGTTTCGTCTTCCAGATAACAGGCCAGCAGCGTGTTGAGCACGTCTTCCACCGTGACCCGCTCACCCTGCTCGCTGAGTTCCAGCACCCGCCGTTTGAGGCCGTGCCTAAGTGAGGGCTTGGGTGGCAATTTAGGTTCGCCGTTTGGTAAGCCGCGCCGTGACCCGCTCGCGCAAGTCGGCGTCGTCGCTGAGCGCTTTGATGAGTTCTTCCAGCACTCCCTCCTGACTGACTGGCCAGCCCGCCAGTTTGAGGTCCGTCGTATAAGTGTCCAGAGCCTTTTTCAAGCTGGGTTTGAGACGGGTGCTGAATGGACGACGATCTTCGCGTTCCGGCGCAGCAGGAATCGGTAACGTGGAAGGCAGCTCTAGCGTGTCAGGAATAGGTGCAGGCTGTTGAGGCTTGGGCGCGGTTGGCTCTATTACCGGCCCAGTCACGAATGCTGAGAAGCGTCCTTTCTTCTCACTCATCAGCACACCTCAATGGCCAGGCCCAGCACATCGGCCCAGGCGTTCTCGGCTTTGGGATCGCTGGTGTCTTTGACCAACACCCCCTGCTCGTGTGCCCGCTCGTGGGCGGTGTAGCGCCGAATTACCGTCTGACAAACCCTGAAGCCGATCCCGCGTAGCTCGTCACGGGCGACTTGCCCGACGCTGCCCACTGGCGGCGCTTTGGTGACGATCACCCGCACCTTGCTCATGTCCGCACCTGCCTGGGTGAGTTGGCTAAGGAGTCTGGCGGTGGCTTCCACCTCCACGCTATTGGGCGCAGTCGGCACCAAAACGATGTTGGCCGAGTGCGATAAGTCCACCATATCGGCCACAGCAGGGCGGCCCTCGGTGTCAATGACCAGGTAGCGGGTTCCGGCGGGAATACTCTCCCCTTCCAGCAGTGGGGTGATCAGCAAGTTGCCGCGCCTGACCCAGCCGCCGCTGGTCTGAATGGCGGCGTCGGCGTCGAGCAGCGCTGTAGAGCCGCGCAGGGCCAGAGCCCCGGCCAGATTGACGGCCAGGGTGGATTTGCCCACCCCGCCCTTGGAAGAGGTTAAGGCGAT harbors:
- a CDS encoding ParA family protein; this translates as MKTRQVPYIIALTSSKGGVGKSTLAVNLAGALALRGSTALLDADAAIQTSGGWVRRGNLLITPLLEGESIPAGTRYLVIDTEGRPAVADMVDLSHSANIVLVPTAPNSVEVEATARLLSQLTQAGADMSKVRVIVTKAPPVGSVGQVARDELRGIGFRVCQTVIRRYTAHERAHEQGVLVKDTSDPKAENAWADVLGLAIEVC